Proteins encoded by one window of Cyclobacteriaceae bacterium:
- the mutL gene encoding DNA mismatch repair endonuclease MutL: MPDIIQLLPDSIANQIAAGEVVQRPASAVKELMENSIDSGATNIRLIVKDAGKSLIQVIDNGMGMSETDARMSLERHATSKIRSAEDLFKLRTMGFRGEALASIAAVSQLEMKTRLADRELGTLLVVEGSEVKRQEPVACDKGTSISVKNLFYNIPARRNFLKSNPVELKHIIDEFQRLALAHAAISFSFIQGDEVVFDLPPGKLSHRIVNLFGKSYQEQLASCTEETDYVKVSGYIGRPEFARKTRGEQFLFVNNRFIRSNYLNHAVMNAFEGLMPENSFPFYVLFIEIDPKHIDVNVHPTKTEIKFDDERAVYAVVRSAVRQALGSHNLAPALDFAEDVNIITKLSGTSKEAAREVYFEERFQTSFKRSSQQEWEKLFDGEVGGGKEVSQQLSAKELEFLESKEQHELTSSASEQLFQLHNQYIVRQVKAGLMIIHQQAAHERVLFEKFMDRLNRNAGESQQSLFPQTISFTAGDFAMLMEMEREITALGFRFEPFGKNTVVVQGIPAGIDDNQTKKLFEGLMDQFKLNQAELALPVKENLARSLAKRASIKAGEKLTPEAMQALVTNLMACKAPGYSPDGETTYFIFDLAKIGMYFRQK, encoded by the coding sequence ATGCCCGATATCATTCAACTCTTGCCCGATTCTATAGCCAATCAGATTGCTGCCGGTGAAGTGGTGCAGCGTCCTGCTTCGGCCGTGAAAGAGTTGATGGAAAACTCAATTGATTCGGGCGCTACGAATATTCGACTGATTGTAAAAGATGCAGGCAAAAGTTTAATCCAGGTAATTGATAACGGCATGGGCATGTCGGAAACCGATGCCCGCATGAGTTTGGAGAGACATGCCACATCGAAAATTCGCTCAGCGGAAGATTTGTTTAAACTCCGTACCATGGGTTTTCGTGGTGAAGCCCTGGCCTCCATTGCCGCTGTTTCACAACTGGAAATGAAAACGCGGTTGGCCGACAGAGAGTTGGGAACGTTGCTGGTAGTGGAGGGATCGGAAGTGAAAAGGCAAGAGCCTGTTGCATGTGACAAGGGCACGAGCATCAGCGTGAAGAATCTTTTTTATAATATTCCGGCCCGCAGAAATTTTTTAAAATCAAATCCAGTTGAGCTTAAGCATATCATTGATGAGTTTCAGCGTCTGGCATTAGCACATGCAGCTATTTCATTTTCTTTTATTCAAGGTGATGAGGTAGTATTTGATTTGCCACCGGGTAAGCTCAGTCACCGCATTGTTAATCTTTTTGGAAAATCATACCAGGAACAATTGGCGTCCTGCACGGAAGAAACGGATTACGTTAAAGTGAGCGGATACATTGGCCGGCCTGAATTTGCCCGGAAAACACGTGGTGAACAATTTCTGTTTGTGAACAACCGGTTTATTCGTAGCAATTACCTGAACCACGCGGTGATGAATGCATTTGAAGGGTTGATGCCTGAAAATTCATTTCCGTTTTATGTGTTGTTCATTGAAATCGATCCGAAGCACATTGATGTAAACGTTCATCCCACAAAAACAGAAATTAAGTTTGATGATGAACGCGCAGTTTATGCAGTGGTGCGTTCAGCCGTACGGCAGGCATTGGGCTCGCACAACCTGGCACCCGCATTGGATTTTGCAGAAGATGTAAACATCATTACCAAACTATCGGGTACATCTAAAGAAGCTGCACGTGAAGTGTATTTTGAAGAGCGCTTCCAAACATCATTCAAGCGATCAAGTCAGCAGGAGTGGGAAAAATTGTTTGATGGTGAGGTAGGCGGAGGTAAAGAGGTAAGTCAGCAGCTTTCAGCGAAGGAATTGGAATTTTTGGAATCAAAAGAGCAGCACGAACTTACTTCATCAGCAAGTGAACAATTATTTCAGTTGCACAACCAATACATTGTACGCCAGGTAAAAGCCGGCTTGATGATTATTCACCAGCAAGCTGCGCATGAACGTGTGTTGTTTGAAAAATTCATGGATCGATTAAATCGGAATGCAGGCGAGAGCCAACAGAGCCTGTTTCCACAAACCATATCCTTTACTGCCGGGGATTTTGCCATGTTAATGGAGATGGAAAGGGAAATTACAGCACTGGGTTTTCGGTTTGAACCTTTCGGAAAAAATACCGTTGTGGTTCAGGGTATACCCGCTGGTATTGATGACAATCAAACGAAGAAATTATTTGAGGGGTTAATGGACCAGTTTAAGCTAAATCAGGCCGAATTGGCGTTGCCGGTAAAGGAAAACCTGGCCCGGTCGTTAGCAAAGCGGGCATCCATTAAAGCAGGTGAAAAGCTTACACCTGAAGCCATGCAGGCCCTTGTTACTAACCTGATGGCCTGCAAAGCGCCCGGGTATTCGCCAGATGGAGAAACCACGTATTTTATTTTTGATTTGGCTAAAATTGGAATGTACTTTAGACAAAAGTAA
- a CDS encoding rhomboid family intramembrane serine protease has protein sequence MFDDFKSAFNRYNNAHVQLIIVNVVIYLFLVVLFLISGIPGTEFVFEFIYKQFTIPSGLSEFITRPWTLITYMFAHSMWDIFHILFNMLVLYWFGRVFVEYLGSDKLIALYILGGLTGGIAYLLIYNLNPEFFGNAGMVGASGAIYAIVVGTAVLLPNYTFFLLFFGPVKIKYIAMFYVVLSLLYVRQGVNLGGNIAHLGGALMGFIYIKQLQAGVNWGGWITVTLDWFKDLFKEKPKVKVTYRSEEPKKSSAKKAAKTSQEEIDAILDKISDHGYESLTKEEKEKLFNASKKQ, from the coding sequence ATGTTTGACGATTTCAAAAGCGCTTTTAACCGGTACAACAACGCTCACGTTCAGTTGATCATTGTGAACGTGGTGATCTACCTGTTCCTGGTGGTGCTGTTTTTAATTAGTGGAATTCCCGGTACTGAGTTTGTTTTTGAATTTATCTATAAACAGTTCACCATCCCTTCCGGTCTTTCTGAATTTATTACTCGGCCATGGACGCTCATTACCTACATGTTTGCACACAGCATGTGGGATATTTTTCACATTCTGTTTAACATGTTGGTGTTGTATTGGTTCGGGCGTGTGTTTGTTGAATACCTGGGAAGTGATAAACTGATTGCGTTGTATATACTAGGCGGGCTTACTGGTGGCATTGCGTATTTGCTGATTTATAATCTAAATCCTGAATTTTTTGGTAATGCCGGGATGGTTGGTGCATCAGGTGCGATTTATGCTATTGTAGTCGGCACGGCAGTTTTACTTCCGAACTACACGTTCTTTCTCTTGTTCTTTGGTCCGGTTAAGATCAAATATATCGCCATGTTCTATGTGGTACTTTCATTGCTCTATGTTCGTCAGGGTGTAAACCTAGGTGGTAACATTGCCCACTTGGGCGGAGCATTGATGGGTTTCATTTACATCAAGCAACTACAGGCCGGTGTAAACTGGGGTGGTTGGATAACCGTAACGTTGGATTGGTTTAAAGATCTCTTTAAGGAGAAACCAAAAGTAAAAGTTACCTACCGAAGCGAAGAACCAAAAAAAAGCAGCGCTAAAAAGGCTGCTAAAACTTCTCAGGAAGAAATTGATGCCATTCTGGATAAGATTTCAGATCACGGTTACGAGAGCCTGACCAAGGAGGAGAAAGAGAAGCTTTTTAATGCGAGTAAGAAGCAATAG
- a CDS encoding serine hydrolase, protein MYKRLTKMPLFNWNYKKANGLTGKKVCAVIFLLFTAYFELFGQNDREKWIDSVYNQLTPEARIGQLIILPVDGASESSVERARDLIHEYNIGGIVFTGGGPKRISSLVSQLKHTALLPVLVGLNAEEGLGSTLDSTMTFPNSLMMGAIQQDSLVYHMGYEIGKQLKSLGIHITFAPTVDLSTAFQSENLTNHTFGDNPQRVAALATLYMKGFQHAGIIPVAKHYPHYDLRVNGYAKGKPVMMVASDDDQALLPLNEIIKQDCPAILSSYQHDPIFPDKRSILKKKTKIISEALPTLYTADYLKQSLKFKGLVFSYVPDIKSLLRKNQPGDSEMYAFMAGNDVLLFPENVPATVRKLRKQLKRNSSLQAQFTVSVKKVLGLKYDAGLYHANTTPADHSDQLHPIEARVLKHTLYENAVTIVKNDQSLLPIKTLENKTFASLSIGQPTENEFSEFLSKYTTVDHYALPYPGKNAGELINQLKNYDVILAGVFLTAGGLEETYPALLDSLASYTQVVVTNFGPPNKLSLVDKAPHLIQAYVDDPLMRQVVPQIIFGGLPTVGKLPLKVTEALPEATGIHAPSLGRLSYALPEAAGLNSQSLEKISAIAREAIDGQSTPGCQVLVIKNGKVVYDRAFGWHTYENQVPVTSETIYDLASLTKVMATLQTIMFLYDRGLIDIHKKASVYLPELAATNKRDITLKDILTHQSGLVPFIPLWEQTLVDKKFSPQFYNDTESENFPFLVSPGLYGSQALKDSLWKWTFDSKLLEKPARTPHTLRYSDIGFWILHRLAEHMLNQPMEDFLNQNLYEPLGASTTGYLPLKRFGASQIAPTEIDTLFRKSLLVGTVHDERAAMLGGVAGHAGLFSKALDIGKLGQMLLQKGAYGGYQYLKPETIELFTTKQFDNSRRGLGWDKPVQSDWATPTSLFSSPKTFGHTGFTGTCIWIDPEFDLVYVFLSNRVHPVRNGKLISTNIRSRIQDIIYQSIFDYCQYQTEFLWSRSK, encoded by the coding sequence ATGTATAAAAGGCTCACAAAAATGCCTCTATTCAACTGGAATTACAAAAAAGCAAACGGTCTCACAGGTAAAAAAGTTTGCGCAGTCATATTTCTTCTGTTTACCGCCTATTTTGAACTTTTTGGGCAAAATGACAGAGAAAAATGGATCGACAGTGTTTATAACCAGCTCACCCCTGAGGCAAGGATTGGTCAACTGATTATACTGCCTGTGGATGGTGCCTCTGAAAGTTCTGTTGAGCGCGCCCGAGACCTTATTCACGAATACAACATCGGAGGAATTGTATTTACAGGAGGCGGACCGAAGCGGATTAGTTCTTTGGTTAGCCAGCTAAAGCACACAGCCCTATTACCCGTTTTGGTAGGACTTAATGCAGAAGAAGGTCTGGGCTCTACACTGGACAGTACCATGACATTTCCAAACTCATTGATGATGGGTGCCATTCAGCAGGATAGCCTGGTGTATCACATGGGATATGAAATTGGTAAGCAGTTAAAATCATTAGGCATACACATCACTTTCGCACCTACGGTGGATTTGAGCACTGCCTTTCAATCTGAAAATTTAACAAACCACACTTTTGGTGATAACCCACAGCGTGTGGCTGCACTGGCCACGCTTTATATGAAAGGATTTCAGCATGCCGGAATAATTCCGGTGGCCAAGCATTACCCGCATTATGACCTGCGGGTGAACGGATACGCAAAAGGAAAACCGGTGATGATGGTTGCCTCAGATGACGATCAAGCCTTGCTTCCGCTGAATGAAATTATAAAACAAGACTGCCCTGCTATTCTATCGTCATACCAGCACGATCCCATTTTTCCGGATAAGCGCAGTATCCTGAAAAAGAAAACTAAGATAATTTCCGAAGCGCTGCCAACACTGTACACAGCTGATTATTTAAAGCAGAGCTTAAAATTCAAGGGATTAGTTTTCAGTTATGTCCCTGATATAAAATCACTTCTTCGTAAAAATCAACCCGGTGATTCGGAGATGTACGCCTTTATGGCGGGTAATGATGTGTTGCTGTTTCCCGAAAATGTACCTGCTACGGTGCGTAAACTGCGCAAACAACTCAAACGCAATTCATCGTTACAGGCACAGTTTACGGTAAGCGTAAAAAAAGTTTTGGGCTTAAAATATGATGCAGGACTCTATCATGCCAACACTACCCCTGCAGATCATTCGGATCAGCTTCATCCCATTGAAGCCCGGGTACTCAAACACACCTTGTATGAAAATGCGGTAACGATTGTCAAGAATGACCAATCACTACTTCCCATAAAAACATTGGAAAACAAAACCTTCGCGTCATTATCCATCGGGCAACCTACAGAAAATGAATTCAGTGAGTTTCTTTCAAAGTATACAACTGTTGATCACTATGCACTTCCCTACCCGGGGAAAAATGCAGGCGAACTAATCAATCAACTAAAAAATTACGATGTGATTCTTGCGGGAGTTTTTCTTACAGCGGGAGGACTGGAGGAAACCTATCCTGCTCTACTTGATTCACTGGCATCGTATACCCAGGTAGTGGTAACTAATTTTGGACCACCCAACAAACTCAGCTTAGTTGATAAGGCTCCTCATTTGATCCAGGCATATGTGGATGACCCCTTAATGCGACAGGTTGTACCCCAAATAATTTTTGGCGGGTTACCGACAGTCGGGAAATTACCACTGAAAGTAACAGAGGCATTACCCGAAGCCACAGGCATACATGCGCCTTCATTAGGCCGATTGTCATATGCCTTACCAGAAGCAGCGGGCTTGAACAGTCAATCGCTCGAAAAAATTTCGGCTATTGCGCGCGAAGCGATTGATGGACAATCAACTCCAGGATGCCAGGTGTTGGTAATCAAAAACGGAAAGGTTGTATACGATCGCGCATTTGGTTGGCATACTTACGAGAATCAGGTTCCGGTTACTTCAGAAACCATTTACGACCTAGCCTCGCTAACCAAAGTGATGGCCACATTACAGACGATTATGTTTCTGTATGATCGGGGACTCATTGACATTCACAAAAAAGCTTCGGTTTATCTGCCGGAGTTGGCTGCAACCAATAAACGCGACATTACACTTAAGGATATCCTTACACATCAATCCGGATTGGTGCCTTTCATCCCCTTATGGGAGCAAACCTTAGTTGATAAAAAGTTTTCTCCACAATTCTATAACGATACAGAGTCTGAAAATTTTCCATTCCTGGTCTCTCCGGGATTATATGGCTCACAGGCACTCAAAGATTCCTTATGGAAATGGACATTCGATTCAAAGCTATTGGAGAAACCGGCCCGAACACCGCATACCTTGCGGTACAGCGATATCGGGTTTTGGATTTTGCATCGTCTTGCTGAACACATGTTGAATCAGCCGATGGAAGATTTTCTGAACCAAAACTTATATGAACCACTGGGCGCTTCAACAACCGGCTACCTGCCCTTGAAAAGATTTGGCGCGTCACAAATTGCACCCACAGAAATCGATACCCTTTTCAGAAAATCATTGTTGGTGGGAACCGTACATGATGAACGGGCCGCCATGCTGGGCGGTGTTGCAGGCCATGCCGGACTTTTTAGTAAGGCGCTTGATATCGGAAAACTGGGGCAAATGCTTTTACAAAAAGGCGCTTACGGAGGCTATCAGTACCTGAAACCTGAAACCATTGAGCTATTTACCACCAAACAGTTCGACAATAGCCGCAGGGGACTAGGTTGGGATAAACCCGTACAAAGCGATTGGGCTACACCCACCTCCTTATTTTCATCACCCAAAACCTTTGGCCACACCGGCTTTACCGGCACCTGCATCTGGATAGACCCGGAATTTGACCTGGTTTATGTATTTTTATCAAACCGGGTACATCCCGTGCGGAACGGTAAACTTATTTCCACCAATATCCGTTCTCGCATACAAGACATTATTTATCAATCGATATTCGATTATTGCCAATACCAAACCGAATTTTTGTGGAGCAGATCAAAATAG
- a CDS encoding rhomboid family intramembrane serine protease, with product MFNLTPVVRNLLMINAIVFLGQVLTKDVLTSYLLLHTVNSEYFKPYQLFTYMFIHGGFMHIFFNMLMLAFTGPILETFWGSKRFLLFYIVTGVGAAIFSVLIDLYTGGGSGMLGASGAIYGVLMGFGMLFPNMEVQLLIPPIPIKAKYLVFFLFGLTFIMDRSGSVAHFAHLGGIVVAFLFIKFWGGRGGSYY from the coding sequence ATGTTTAATCTTACCCCTGTTGTTCGAAATTTGCTGATGATTAATGCGATTGTCTTTCTCGGACAAGTATTAACAAAAGACGTATTAACATCTTATTTATTACTACATACTGTAAACAGTGAATACTTTAAGCCATATCAGCTCTTTACTTATATGTTTATTCATGGGGGCTTCATGCATATCTTTTTTAATATGCTAATGTTGGCATTTACCGGCCCAATACTCGAAACCTTTTGGGGGTCAAAGCGGTTTTTACTTTTCTATATTGTTACTGGGGTAGGGGCTGCAATTTTTAGTGTGTTGATTGATCTCTACACAGGAGGAGGTAGTGGGATGCTGGGTGCTTCTGGTGCGATTTATGGAGTTTTGATGGGCTTTGGTATGCTGTTTCCGAATATGGAAGTTCAATTGCTGATCCCCCCGATTCCGATAAAGGCCAAGTACCTTGTATTCTTTTTGTTTGGGTTGACGTTTATCATGGACAGAAGCGGAAGTGTGGCGCATTTTGCACACTTAGGTGGAATAGTGGTAGCATTTCTTTTTATCAAATTCTGGGGCGGACGAGGGGGCTCATACTATTAA
- a CDS encoding sterol desaturase family protein — protein sequence MAEVIPKNKGTKQLFKNPILERLTRTHIAVPITIFFVYAGALLYWSVINTSLSPLLTVTLFFAGWLVFTWVEYNVHRYLFHMATYTKAREKFQYTMHGVHHEFPKDKDRLAMPPLLSVTVSTILLLLLRLVMGDFVFAFLPGFLVGYACYLGVHYMVHAYQPPKNFLKALWVNHGIHHYKDGEIIFGVSSPLWDYIYGTMRDKTKSVA from the coding sequence ATGGCAGAGGTAATTCCTAAAAACAAGGGTACAAAACAGTTATTCAAAAACCCGATCTTGGAAAGATTGACCCGGACGCACATTGCCGTTCCGATTACCATCTTTTTCGTATACGCTGGCGCGCTACTTTATTGGAGCGTTATCAACACGTCACTAAGTCCGCTGTTAACAGTTACACTTTTCTTTGCCGGATGGTTGGTTTTTACATGGGTTGAGTATAATGTGCACCGCTATTTGTTTCACATGGCTACTTACACCAAGGCTCGTGAAAAGTTTCAATACACCATGCACGGTGTACATCATGAATTTCCGAAAGACAAAGACCGGCTGGCGATGCCTCCGCTTTTAAGCGTAACCGTATCCACCATTCTATTGCTCCTGCTCAGGTTAGTAATGGGCGATTTCGTTTTTGCTTTCTTGCCCGGTTTCCTGGTGGGGTACGCGTGTTACCTTGGTGTACACTACATGGTGCATGCTTACCAGCCTCCTAAAAATTTCCTGAAAGCACTTTGGGTAAACCACGGCATCCATCATTATAAAGATGGTGAAATTATTTTTGGTGTTTCGTCTCCGTTATGGGATTACATCTATGGCACCATGCGCGATAAAACAAAGTCAGTTGCTTAA
- the bshA gene encoding N-acetyl-alpha-D-glucosaminyl L-malate synthase BshA: MKIGIVCYPTFGGSGVVATELGKALAQEGHQVHFITYSQPSRLDFLNENIFYHEVEFRSYPLFEYPPYELALASKMVSVAMNERLDLLHVHYAIPHASAAYMAKQILKTQGIVIPVVTTLHGTDITLVGKDASYEPVVTFSINQSDGVTAVSEDLKRETYEYFKITNEIQVIPNFIDLEKFKKQKKDHFKKAICPEGEMLIVHTSNFRKVKRIQDVIQVFYNIQKEIPAKLLLIGDGPERVHAEQQCRDLNICHNTRFLGKLEAVEEVLSVADLFLMPSEKESFGLAALEAMACEVPVISSNTGGIPELNIQGVTGFMSNVGDVEDMTRNALFVLDKNNLPKFKANALNRAKEFDISRILPQYESYYTKVIEKTRVKALG; this comes from the coding sequence ATCAAAATAGGCATCGTATGTTACCCCACTTTTGGTGGTAGCGGTGTAGTAGCTACTGAGTTAGGAAAAGCCCTTGCTCAGGAAGGCCACCAGGTTCATTTTATCACGTATTCACAACCGAGCCGGTTAGACTTCTTAAACGAAAATATTTTCTACCATGAGGTGGAGTTCAGGTCATACCCCCTGTTTGAATATCCACCCTATGAATTGGCACTTGCCAGCAAAATGGTGAGCGTGGCCATGAATGAACGTTTGGACCTACTCCACGTGCATTATGCCATACCACATGCTTCTGCGGCTTACATGGCCAAACAAATTTTAAAAACGCAAGGCATCGTTATTCCGGTAGTCACTACCCTACATGGTACAGATATTACGCTGGTGGGAAAAGACGCTTCGTATGAGCCCGTTGTAACATTCAGCATCAATCAGTCCGATGGGGTTACAGCCGTTTCGGAAGACTTGAAGCGTGAAACCTATGAGTACTTTAAGATTACCAACGAGATTCAGGTAATCCCCAACTTTATTGACCTGGAGAAATTTAAAAAGCAAAAGAAAGATCACTTCAAAAAAGCCATTTGCCCGGAAGGTGAAATGTTAATTGTACACACATCAAACTTCCGAAAAGTAAAGCGCATTCAGGATGTGATTCAGGTGTTCTATAATATTCAAAAGGAAATTCCTGCCAAATTATTACTCATTGGCGATGGGCCCGAGCGTGTTCATGCCGAACAGCAATGCCGTGATCTGAACATCTGTCATAACACACGCTTTTTGGGAAAACTGGAGGCTGTTGAAGAAGTCCTTTCTGTAGCCGATCTGTTTCTGATGCCTTCCGAAAAAGAAAGCTTTGGATTGGCGGCCCTGGAAGCCATGGCCTGCGAAGTTCCAGTAATTTCGTCCAATACAGGAGGTATTCCTGAACTCAATATCCAGGGAGTAACCGGATTTATGAGCAACGTGGGCGATGTGGAAGATATGACCCGCAACGCGCTGTTCGTTCTTGACAAAAACAACCTGCCCAAATTCAAGGCTAACGCCCTTAATCGGGCTAAAGAATTCGACATTAGTCGCATTTTACCCCAGTACGAATCCTATTATACCAAAGTAATCGAAAAAACGAGAGTTAAAGCGCTGGGATAG